The following proteins are co-located in the Desulfobaccales bacterium genome:
- a CDS encoding glycosyltransferase family protein, with protein sequence MAKILYGVHGIGHGHAVRALTIARHFAEHEFLFVSHDTGAAILSREFRVEECPNPPTVIRGHRVDLLATVMGSLQVRSQSRGHIRHLLDLMDRFQPDVTMSDYEYFLPRAAKRAGVPCLSIDHQHVITCCRHRVPWTQYPSYLSTSYAVGSMFSRASDYLVISFFQTPVKPGARAKVLPPLLRESVLQRRPALGEHVVAYQGYTTFKRFFPFLSAIPSKVMVYGFNEERIEGNLHFKKNSEAGFLDDLSTCRYVVCGGSHTLMSEALFYGKPVISFPIKNAFEQFLNALYIERLGYGRSLMGFHPPPEIIPEFEARLSHYRENIQTGRFCGNEEIYAGVEQFIREKKLDY encoded by the coding sequence ATGGCTAAAATTCTCTATGGGGTCCACGGCATCGGACATGGCCACGCGGTCCGGGCTCTGACCATTGCCCGGCACTTCGCCGAACATGAGTTTCTCTTTGTCAGCCACGACACCGGGGCCGCCATCCTGAGCCGGGAATTCCGGGTAGAGGAATGTCCCAATCCGCCCACGGTCATCCGGGGCCATCGGGTGGACTTGCTCGCCACGGTCATGGGCAGCCTTCAGGTTAGGAGCCAATCCAGGGGGCACATCCGCCATCTTTTGGACCTCATGGACCGGTTCCAACCCGACGTCACCATGAGTGATTATGAATATTTCCTGCCGCGGGCAGCTAAACGGGCCGGGGTTCCCTGCCTGTCCATCGACCATCAACACGTCATCACCTGCTGCCGCCACAGGGTCCCCTGGACCCAGTATCCCAGCTACCTATCCACGAGTTACGCGGTGGGCTCCATGTTTAGCCGGGCTTCGGATTATCTGGTGATTTCTTTCTTCCAAACGCCGGTGAAACCCGGGGCCAGGGCCAAAGTTCTGCCGCCGCTGTTGCGGGAAAGCGTGCTGCAGCGAAGGCCCGCCCTGGGCGAGCATGTGGTGGCGTACCAGGGGTATACCACCTTCAAGCGCTTTTTTCCCTTCTTGAGCGCCATTCCCTCAAAGGTGATGGTTTACGGCTTTAACGAAGAGCGCATCGAGGGCAATCTGCATTTCAAGAAAAACTCCGAGGCGGGGTTTCTGGATGACCTCTCCACCTGCCGCTACGTGGTGTGCGGGGGCAGCCACACCCTGATGTCCGAGGCCCTGTTTTACGGCAAGCCGGTGATCTCTTTTCCCATCAAAAATGCCTTCGAGCAGTTCTTGAACGCCCTGTATATCGAGCGCCTGGGATATGGCCGCTCTCTCATGGGCTTTCATCCCCCCCCTGAGATCATCCCTGAGTTCGAAGCCCGCCTGAGCCACTACCGGGAGAATATCCAGACCGGCCGGTTCTGCGGCAATGAAGAGATTTATGCGGGGGTGGAGCAGTTTATCCGTGAGAAAAAGTTGGATTATTGA